The Nycticebus coucang isolate mNycCou1 chromosome 5, mNycCou1.pri, whole genome shotgun sequence genome window below encodes:
- the TTLL2 gene encoding LOW QUALITY PROTEIN: probable tubulin polyglutamylase TTLL2 (The sequence of the model RefSeq protein was modified relative to this genomic sequence to represent the inferred CDS: inserted 2 bases in 1 codon) produces the protein MDFSSRSDGPGKRKHLTEEDEPSGXILKPLVFRVDESTPTVVQSVLLERGWDRYDEREQSVEGWNLYWRTSAFCMAEHISLKPWQRLNHHPGTTKLTRKDNLARRLRHMRRLYSTPLYEFTPLTFVMPSDYTKFVAEYFRERQALGTKSGYWICKPAELSRGRGIIIFSDMKDFIFDETSIVQKYICNPLLIGRYKCDLRIYVCVTGFRPLTIYVYREGIVRFATEKFDLSNLQNYYAHLTNCSINKGGASYEKIKEVVGHGCKWTLSRFFSYLRSWDVDDLLLWQKIHCVVTLTVLAIAPLVPVAANCFELFGFDILIDDNLKPWLLEVNYSPALSLDCSTDVSVKRRLIHDVIELVYLNGRRTEGREHSNAVQMTSSVSRGKSSRGRSGTWGCPPPGSFPRFPGTHSNSSSAMERAAGLCPEKAQAAHPGDMLRGQDPRPPSGELPKAPPRLGSRQVPGRAFTAYASFTRAPTCQPRTSPCVLSDQGKVPDPQAGNFVLIFPFNEATFGASRNGLNVKRIIQEMQKLMREQHSQRGDHGPGSQVRCVGSTVLLSPQPSCAVWGPRARLSGQVCGRHRAPVPAALLCSVGTTGRALKSAVRRHCAPLSVAHPVQHRDLGPSSQLSPLSPVATGCHNFLKATF, from the exons ATGGACTTCTCCTCCAGGAGTGATGGgcctggg aaaagaaaacatttgacagAGGAAGATGAACCGTCGGG CATCTTGAAGCCACTGGTGTTCCGCGTGGACGAGTCCACCCCCACAGTAGTGCAGAGCGTCCTCCTGGAGCGTGGCTGGGACAGGTATGACGAGCGAGAGCAGAGTGTGGAGGGCTGGAACCTGTACTGGAGGACGTCGGCCTTCTGCATGGCCGAGCACATCAGCTTGAAGCCGTGGCAGAGGCTGAACCACCACCCGGGAACGACCAAGCTCACCAGGAAGGACAATCTGGCCAGACGCCTGAGGCACATGAGGCGGCTGTACAGCACCCCCCTCTACGAGTTCACCCCGCTGACCTTTGTCATGCCCAGCGACTACACCAAGTTCGTGGCTGAGTACTTCAGGGAGAGGCAGGCGCTGGGCACCAAGAGTGGCTACTGGATCTGTAAGCCTGCGGAGTTATCCCGCGGCCGGGGGATAATAATTTTCAGTGACATGAAAGACTTCATCTTTGACGAGACGAGTATAGTGCAGAAATACATCTGCAACCCTCTGCTGATCGGCAGATACAAGTGTGACCTTCGCATCTATGTCTGTGTCACTGGCTTTCGGCCTTTGACCATATATGTGTACCGGGAAGGGATCGTACGGTTCGCCACAGAGAAGTTTGACCTCAGTAATTTGCAGAACTATTACGCCCACTTGACCAACTGTAGCATCAACAAAGGCGGGGCCTCCTACGAGAAGATCAAGGAGGTGGTTGGCCACGGGTGCAAGTGGACCCTCAGCAGGTTCTTCTCCTACCTTCGCAGCTGGGACGTGGACGACCTGCTTCTGTGGCAGAAAATCCACTGCGTGGTCACCCTTACCGTCCTCGCCATTGCGCCCTTGGTGCCCGTTGCCGCCAATTGCTTCGAGCTCTTCGGGTTTGATATTTTGATCGATGACAACTTGAAACCATGGCTCCTGGAAGTCAACTACAGCCCGGCCTTGTCCTTGGACTGTTCAACAGATGTGTCTGTGAAGAGAAGACTTATCCATGATGTCATCGAGTTGGTTTACTTAAACGGGCGAAGAACCGAGGGGAGAGAACACAGCAACGCAGTGCAGATGACTTCCAGTGTCTCCCGTGGGAAAAGCAGCAGAGGCAGATCTGGCACGTGGGGCTGTCCTCCTCCCGGGTCTTTCCCACGATTCCCAGGGACACACAGCAACAGCAGCTCTGCCATGGAGAGAGCTGCGGGGCTGTGTCCTGAGAAGGCCCAGGCCGCTCACCCGGGGGACATGCTGAGAGGTCAGGATCCGCGTCCACCCTCGGGAGAGCTGCCCAAAGCCCCACCCAGGCTGGGGAGCAGGCAGGTGCCTGGCAGGGCCTTCACCGCCTACGCCTCCTTCACCCGGGCTCCTACCTGCCAGCCAAGGACCTCCCCCTGTGTCCTCTCAGACCAGGGCAAGGTGCCAGACCCCCAAGCAGGCAACTTCgtcctcatttttcctttcaatgaagctacttttGGAGcttccaggaatggattaaatgTCAAAAGGATAATCCAAGAGATGCAGAAACTGATGCGTGAGCAGCATTCCCAA CGTGGGGACCACGGGCCAGGCTCTCAGGTCAGGTGTGTGGGCAGCACCGTGCTCCTGTCCCCGCAGCCCTCCTGTGCAGTGTGGGGACCACGGGCCAGGCTCTCAGGTCAGGTGTGTGGGCGGCACCGTGCTCCTGTCCCCGCAGCCCTCCTGTGCAGTGTGGGGACCACGGGCCGGGCTCTCAAGTCAGCTGTGCGGCGGCACTGTGCTCCCCTGTCCGTGGCCCACCCTGTGCAGCACAGGGACCTTGGGCCGAGCTCTCAGCTCAG CCCTTTATCCCCTGTGGCCACGGGTTGTCACAATTTTCTCAAGGCCACCTTTTGA